The following are encoded together in the Pedobacter sp. D749 genome:
- a CDS encoding LysR family transcriptional regulator: protein MVNLEWYRSFKAIYKTGTLTGAAENLFISQPGVSLHLSSLESYVGYKLFERTGRKMIPTEKGKVLYNFIVEPLTKLEDAEKHFQKSTEKHTPTISVGMCFETFQITLEQYISTLPFNVIIRFGEYPEMLDQLDKGILDLIITPQKGSSPNVEHEAFSSETIVLVGGIETDGQTFDSLVKRKDLAGMEAWLKKQKWYGTAGDMEHLLRFWQLNFGKHADFRPNYIVPNLNSIVRCLSGGKGLAIIPDFLCKKEVEEEKVKVIWEGTSKLTNILYFGCRKNTQYASEIHIIKNLFKEVMVSI, encoded by the coding sequence ATGGTTAATTTAGAATGGTATAGAAGTTTTAAGGCAATTTATAAAACAGGAACCTTAACAGGAGCGGCAGAAAATCTGTTTATATCGCAACCTGGGGTAAGTTTGCATTTAAGTTCTTTAGAAAGTTATGTTGGCTACAAGCTGTTCGAGCGAACAGGCAGAAAAATGATTCCTACCGAAAAAGGAAAAGTATTGTATAATTTTATAGTGGAGCCTTTGACCAAACTGGAGGATGCAGAAAAACATTTCCAGAAAAGTACGGAGAAACATACCCCAACCATTAGCGTAGGCATGTGTTTCGAAACTTTTCAGATTACGCTCGAACAGTATATTTCTACCCTTCCATTTAATGTCATTATCCGTTTTGGCGAATATCCCGAAATGCTCGATCAATTGGATAAAGGCATTTTAGACCTCATTATTACTCCACAAAAAGGTAGCTCACCAAATGTGGAACATGAAGCGTTTTCTTCCGAGACTATTGTTTTAGTAGGTGGAATAGAAACTGACGGGCAGACTTTTGATTCGTTAGTTAAAAGGAAAGATCTGGCAGGAATGGAGGCCTGGTTAAAAAAGCAAAAATGGTATGGTACTGCGGGCGATATGGAACACCTTTTACGCTTCTGGCAACTTAACTTCGGCAAGCATGCAGATTTTCGCCCTAACTACATTGTACCTAATCTCAATTCAATTGTCCGCTGCCTGTCTGGTGGAAAAGGCCTGGCCATTATCCCCGATTTTCTTTGCAAAAAAGAAGTTGAAGAAGAAAAAGTAAAGGTTATTTGGGAAGGCACCTCAAAGCTCACCAACATTTTATACTTTGGTTGTAGAAAAAATACGCAGTATGCATCAGAAATTCACATAATCAAAAACCTTTTTAAAGAGGTTATGGTTAGTATATAG
- a CDS encoding PAS domain S-box protein: protein MSQSSPFLSNDQLLEVFNHTHTATAVHVGETAIIQAANDAMLRIWGKDRRVIGKSLEDALPELKGQPFVEMFRKVWLEGLVISGKDTAADLVIDGELKTFYFDFEYRAIKNDEGKTICILHTAIDVSERVLRKEAVEREQEKNEALQREQVLNEELAATVEELAATNEELVATNEELQETQETLHVLNNELELRVAERFNQLSESEKRFKTMAEGTDIFIAVGDEQGNAIYFNKPWITLTGRSMNDLLAFGWADLIHPEDRERYLNIYFSALAQKKPFTGEFRILTKKGDYRWLLASGPPRFHTDGSFAGYISSCIDVTERKLIELERLNLNKLIEASSEFIALVGLDLSIQYLNPAALRKLGWTNIKNRNIMDCVFPADRPAAQKLLPGVLQGINFKQEIRFWNEKTGNPFWIEWNGFAIKDQETDKITAIATVSPDITDRKLYQEELQDINIEMAAANEELATTNEELAQTHEDLIQYTKKLADSEERLLQAIDTGRMGTWSIDPKTFEITVSGFVKNLLGLPLDGPAKIDVIMSAINPDYHDILNASLTNALNSHSSSDNEFPINNLITGEEKWVRATGRVFVDQHGNATEYSGLFIDITEQKLDELRKNDFIGMVSHELKTPLTAINGFVQVLQRKAKKDQDNYEMIALEKTHSQIRKMSTMINGFLNVSRLESGKLLIEKIDFNLDELLKETIEETYISQSSHQIILNPACEVNINADRDKIGNVISNLISNGIKYSDNGTRIEITCKLLDAEVEIQIKDEGIGIKPDDIDKLFERYYRVQGNHTISGFGIGLYLSAEIIERHSGRIWAESEEGKGSVFHFTLPLR, encoded by the coding sequence ATGAGTCAATCCAGTCCGTTTTTAAGTAATGATCAACTACTAGAAGTTTTTAATCACACCCATACCGCAACTGCTGTTCATGTTGGAGAAACAGCTATTATACAAGCCGCAAATGATGCGATGCTGCGCATTTGGGGAAAAGACAGGCGTGTGATCGGGAAATCCCTTGAAGATGCCCTGCCTGAATTAAAAGGCCAGCCTTTTGTTGAGATGTTCAGAAAAGTCTGGTTGGAAGGCCTTGTAATTTCAGGAAAAGATACTGCTGCCGACCTTGTTATTGACGGTGAGTTAAAGACCTTTTATTTTGATTTTGAATATCGGGCCATAAAAAACGACGAAGGTAAGACCATCTGTATTCTACATACCGCGATTGATGTAAGCGAGCGTGTATTGAGGAAGGAAGCTGTAGAAAGGGAGCAAGAGAAGAATGAAGCATTACAGCGCGAACAGGTACTGAACGAGGAACTTGCAGCCACAGTAGAAGAACTTGCGGCTACCAACGAAGAACTGGTGGCTACAAATGAAGAATTACAGGAAACACAGGAAACCTTACACGTTTTAAATAACGAACTCGAATTAAGGGTTGCAGAACGGTTTAACCAACTGTCGGAAAGCGAAAAACGCTTTAAAACCATGGCAGAAGGAACTGATATTTTTATTGCCGTTGGTGATGAGCAGGGAAATGCGATTTACTTTAATAAACCCTGGATTACCTTAACCGGCAGATCAATGAATGATCTCCTTGCTTTTGGCTGGGCTGATCTGATCCACCCTGAAGACCGCGAGAGGTATTTAAACATTTATTTTTCAGCACTGGCACAGAAAAAACCATTTACTGGCGAATTTAGAATCCTGACAAAAAAAGGTGATTACCGATGGTTGCTTGCAAGCGGCCCTCCACGTTTCCACACCGACGGATCTTTTGCCGGTTACATCAGTTCGTGTATTGATGTTACCGAAAGAAAATTAATCGAGTTGGAACGGTTAAATTTAAATAAACTCATCGAAGCCAGTTCAGAGTTTATCGCTTTAGTCGGTTTAGATCTGTCTATCCAATATTTGAACCCTGCAGCTTTAAGGAAATTAGGTTGGACTAATATAAAGAACCGAAATATAATGGACTGTGTTTTCCCTGCAGACAGACCGGCCGCTCAAAAGCTTTTACCTGGGGTTTTGCAGGGTATCAATTTCAAACAGGAAATCCGCTTCTGGAACGAAAAAACAGGAAATCCATTTTGGATCGAATGGAATGGTTTTGCCATAAAAGATCAGGAAACAGATAAAATAACTGCGATTGCTACGGTAAGTCCGGATATTACGGACCGAAAACTTTATCAGGAAGAACTTCAGGATATCAATATCGAAATGGCGGCGGCAAATGAGGAATTGGCCACTACCAACGAAGAACTCGCCCAAACACATGAGGACCTGATCCAATACACCAAAAAGTTGGCCGATAGTGAAGAAAGGCTACTTCAGGCCATTGATACTGGCAGAATGGGTACCTGGAGCATCGACCCAAAAACATTCGAAATTACCGTATCGGGATTTGTTAAAAATTTACTCGGTTTGCCATTAGACGGGCCTGCTAAAATTGACGTCATCATGAGCGCGATCAATCCCGATTATCATGATATACTGAATGCATCTTTAACAAACGCATTAAACAGCCACTCTTCAAGTGATAATGAATTTCCAATAAATAATTTAATCACCGGCGAAGAAAAATGGGTTAGAGCAACCGGGAGGGTATTTGTAGACCAGCATGGTAACGCAACAGAATATTCGGGTCTTTTTATTGATATCACGGAACAAAAACTAGATGAACTTCGAAAAAATGATTTCATCGGGATGGTCAGTCATGAATTAAAAACACCATTAACAGCCATCAATGGCTTTGTTCAGGTTTTGCAGCGCAAGGCTAAAAAAGATCAGGACAATTATGAAATGATCGCTCTGGAAAAAACACATAGCCAGATCAGAAAAATGAGCACCATGATCAATGGTTTCTTAAATGTATCACGTTTGGAATCTGGTAAGCTGCTTATCGAAAAAATCGACTTTAACTTAGATGAGTTGTTGAAAGAAACCATCGAAGAAACTTATATCTCACAATCTTCGCATCAAATTATATTAAATCCGGCCTGTGAGGTTAACATTAATGCCGATCGGGATAAAATCGGGAATGTGATTTCCAACCTGATCAGTAACGGAATAAAATACTCCGATAATGGAACGCGCATCGAAATAACCTGCAAACTACTTGATGCTGAGGTTGAAATCCAGATTAAGGATGAGGGAATAGGCATAAAACCTGATGATATTGACAAGCTTTTTGAACGTTATTACCGTGTTCAAGGCAATCATACGATCTCGGGCTTTGGTATAGGGCTTTATTTAAGCGCCGAAATTATTGAGCGGCATAGTGGCAGAATATGGGCTGAAAGTGAAGAAGGTAAAGGCTCTGTGTTTCATTTTACTTTGCCTTTGAGGTAA
- a CDS encoding NAD(P)H-dependent oxidoreductase yields MTKIFIINGGQKFGHSGGRFNETIANATVDFFSSMKEFEVKTTNINHDYNPGEEVAKYIWADVVIYHTPIWWFQLPHGFKKYIDVVFTEGHKKGIYISDGRKADNPTRNYGTGGMLHGRKYMVTSSWNAPKEAFTLPGEFFMETSVDEGVLFGFHRMNAFTGMERIDGIHFHDVEKNADIRSALKLYQEHLTQNFLNTEVYEHLFDSNS; encoded by the coding sequence ATGACAAAAATATTCATTATTAACGGAGGACAAAAATTTGGTCATTCTGGTGGCAGGTTTAACGAGACAATAGCTAATGCAACAGTCGATTTTTTTTCTTCAATGAAAGAATTTGAAGTAAAAACAACCAATATCAATCACGATTATAACCCCGGGGAAGAGGTGGCGAAATATATTTGGGCGGATGTTGTAATTTACCACACCCCAATCTGGTGGTTCCAGTTGCCACATGGATTTAAAAAGTATATTGATGTGGTATTTACCGAAGGTCATAAAAAAGGAATTTACATTAGCGATGGGCGTAAGGCGGATAATCCAACCAGAAATTATGGTACAGGTGGCATGCTACACGGACGGAAATATATGGTAACATCATCATGGAATGCACCAAAAGAAGCTTTTACTCTGCCTGGAGAATTTTTTATGGAAACCAGTGTGGATGAAGGTGTCTTGTTTGGTTTCCACAGGATGAATGCCTTTACCGGAATGGAGCGAATAGATGGCATCCATTTTCATGATGTTGAAAAGAATGCAGATATTAGGAGTGCACTTAAATTATACCAGGAACATTTAACCCAAAATTTTTTAAATACAGAAGTATATGAGCATTTATTTGACAGCAATAGTTAA
- a CDS encoding DMT family transporter codes for MKSKINIPPIPAVLLSIISVQCGAAIAKGLFPQIGAAATASLRIGLSAVILLIAFRPNLFKLNAKQWKYVILYGVCLGVMNMVFYMAIARIPIGLGVTLEFVGPLGLAIFGSKKPVDFLWVVLAATGIVLITPWTGTGLNLAGVLLALLAGVFWAGYIILGGRISKIMKGGDAVAIGMLFATIVILPFGIYGGGLSTLNPKLLGLGAALALLSSAIPFTLEMRALKQLPARTFSILMSLEPAMASLAALVFLQEYLTLKECFAVAFVVIASAGSSLTARHTKNN; via the coding sequence ATGAAAAGCAAAATCAATATTCCACCAATACCAGCAGTTTTATTATCCATTATCAGTGTGCAATGTGGAGCGGCAATTGCAAAAGGGCTTTTCCCGCAGATTGGGGCTGCTGCAACAGCATCTTTACGGATCGGCTTATCTGCGGTAATCTTACTAATTGCCTTTAGACCAAACCTATTTAAACTTAATGCTAAACAATGGAAATACGTGATCTTGTACGGTGTGTGTTTAGGCGTAATGAATATGGTTTTTTATATGGCCATAGCAAGAATTCCGATCGGTTTAGGGGTAACATTAGAATTCGTAGGACCTTTAGGACTAGCCATTTTTGGATCGAAGAAACCTGTTGATTTTCTGTGGGTGGTACTTGCTGCTACCGGTATTGTATTGATTACGCCATGGACAGGCACAGGACTTAATTTAGCCGGCGTACTGCTGGCACTTTTGGCCGGTGTTTTCTGGGCAGGCTATATCATTTTGGGAGGTAGAATTTCTAAAATAATGAAAGGTGGTGATGCTGTTGCTATTGGGATGTTATTTGCTACAATAGTAATTTTACCCTTTGGGATTTATGGTGGCGGCTTAAGCACACTAAACCCGAAATTATTGGGTTTAGGAGCAGCACTTGCACTACTTTCAAGCGCCATTCCCTTTACCCTGGAAATGAGAGCCCTTAAACAGCTTCCAGCCCGGACTTTCAGTATTTTAATGAGTTTAGAACCTGCTATGGCCTCATTAGCCGCACTTGTTTTTTTACAAGAATACCTCACATTAAAAGAGTGTTTTGCCGTGGCTTTTGTTGTCATTGCTTCAGCAGGTTCTTCATTAACAGCCAGGCACACAAAAAATAATTAG
- a CDS encoding sensor histidine kinase KdpD, whose amino-acid sequence MMRKSANILIAICFSVMAALLSLQVYWIVNYYKATLKDFEKEVNLAFEDGIKKELDLRCDTIQNIIEKKLLDTNAFLISAKFDKKDKKYVYTVSAKGNEKDKFSSSFSLSDYSKALPKNKSDTSVRKHVAGQLAMLMREEDLETHTIYYRTQKLGLFMDEQTKKYQFDTTRLRPAFNIYLKARNIETPYRFIVKKVDSTNNKGIKKLDYAFVTRAFQTYRFTDDQRYVRAMFKSPSGYILSRMALLLFSSFAMIIIVSGCMIILLKRLFWEKRLSTIKNDFISNITHEFKTPISTVSVAIEALNNPIIRNDDDKYNRYLIHAKNEIERLNILVDKVLNIAIYEDRKSPLLKEKVFFGNKIMEIIHLHEIKAGKRIAIDYQNRSEINEIYVDSTQFQHAISNIIDNAIKYSGEESLIKISIQKKEDFLTIQVEDNGIGIAEKDIPAVFEKFYRVSTGNSHPVKGHGLGLNYVKQIMHLHHGWYKIESKPGKGTKITLGWPL is encoded by the coding sequence ATGATGCGAAAAAGTGCCAACATTTTAATTGCAATCTGTTTTTCGGTAATGGCGGCACTTTTATCGTTGCAGGTATATTGGATTGTTAACTATTACAAAGCAACTTTAAAAGATTTTGAAAAGGAAGTGAACCTTGCTTTCGAAGATGGAATAAAAAAAGAGCTCGACTTACGCTGTGATACCATTCAGAACATTATTGAAAAAAAACTTTTAGATACCAATGCTTTTTTGATTAGTGCAAAATTTGATAAAAAAGACAAAAAATATGTCTACACGGTTAGTGCAAAGGGTAATGAGAAAGATAAATTCTCATCGTCGTTTAGCTTATCAGATTATAGTAAGGCCCTTCCAAAAAACAAAAGTGATACCAGTGTGCGCAAACATGTTGCTGGCCAACTTGCAATGTTAATGAGAGAAGAAGATCTGGAAACACATACCATTTATTATAGAACACAAAAGCTTGGTCTGTTTATGGATGAACAGACCAAGAAATACCAATTCGATACTACTCGTTTAAGGCCTGCATTTAACATTTATTTAAAAGCCCGAAATATTGAAACACCTTATCGCTTTATCGTTAAAAAAGTAGACAGCACCAATAATAAGGGTATAAAAAAGCTTGATTATGCTTTTGTTACGAGAGCGTTTCAAACCTACCGTTTCACCGATGATCAACGATACGTAAGAGCAATGTTTAAAAGTCCATCTGGTTACATTCTTTCCAGGATGGCTTTGCTTCTGTTTTCTTCGTTCGCTATGATCATTATAGTATCGGGTTGTATGATCATTCTTTTAAAAAGACTTTTTTGGGAGAAAAGATTATCGACCATTAAAAACGATTTCATAAGCAATATTACCCATGAATTTAAAACACCCATATCAACCGTCTCAGTTGCCATTGAAGCCTTGAACAACCCCATCATCCGAAACGACGACGATAAATATAACCGGTACCTGATCCATGCAAAAAATGAAATTGAACGATTGAATATTTTGGTTGATAAAGTATTAAATATCGCCATTTATGAGGATCGGAAATCTCCCTTACTAAAAGAAAAGGTCTTTTTCGGCAATAAAATAATGGAAATCATACACCTGCATGAAATTAAGGCCGGGAAAAGAATTGCTATCGATTATCAAAACAGAAGTGAAATAAACGAGATATATGTTGATTCTACTCAGTTTCAGCATGCCATAAGCAACATCATAGACAATGCAATAAAGTATTCAGGTGAAGAATCTCTAATCAAGATAAGCATTCAAAAGAAAGAGGATTTTCTAACGATACAGGTTGAAGATAATGGCATTGGAATAGCTGAGAAAGACATTCCTGCCGTGTTCGAGAAATTCTATCGGGTAAGTACCGGCAATAGTCATCCGGTAAAAGGACATGGATTAGGGTTAAATTATGTGAAACAGATCATGCATTTGCACCATGGCTGGTATAAAATTGAAAGTAAACCCGGTAAAGGAACTAAAATCACTTTGGGATGGCCACTTTAA
- a CDS encoding putative quinol monooxygenase: protein MSIYLTAIVKSKQETTVALRTMLLDMVVNSRKEEACIQYDLHESTVDHTFIFQEEWKDQAGLDLHNKHPYILAFVAQADQLTDGIVIYKTEKLA from the coding sequence ATGAGCATTTATTTGACAGCAATAGTTAAAAGCAAACAAGAAACTACCGTGGCATTAAGAACGATGCTGCTGGATATGGTGGTAAATTCTCGTAAGGAAGAAGCCTGCATTCAGTACGATCTGCATGAGTCGACAGTTGATCATACCTTTATTTTTCAGGAAGAATGGAAAGATCAGGCAGGTTTAGATCTGCACAATAAGCACCCATATATTTTAGCCTTTGTAGCACAGGCTGATCAGTTGACAGATGGTATTGTAATTTATAAAACAGAAAAACTGGCCTAA
- a CDS encoding response regulator transcription factor, giving the protein MATLNKILFVEDEPALAEIVKETLALKGFEVIHTLTAKETISQYHKSKPDILILDVMLPDGDGFSIAKQLRQIDMATPIIFLTSKALPADVVMGFESGGNDYLKKPFSIEELTIRVKALLSQNRLVFKPENEEKQPIKIGNYQFYYPEGILTTANSQRTLTTREAEILQMLLLNKNNMLERNVILNALWSNNDYFSGRSLDVFITKLRKYLKDDPSIFIMNIRGQGYKLVY; this is encoded by the coding sequence ATGGCCACTTTAAATAAAATTCTCTTTGTAGAAGACGAGCCTGCACTTGCCGAAATAGTTAAGGAAACATTAGCCTTAAAAGGATTCGAAGTGATACATACTTTAACCGCTAAAGAAACCATTAGCCAATACCATAAATCAAAGCCCGACATATTAATATTAGATGTAATGCTACCAGATGGCGATGGCTTCTCGATCGCAAAACAATTGAGACAGATTGATATGGCAACGCCGATTATATTTTTAACATCGAAAGCGCTCCCTGCCGATGTGGTAATGGGTTTCGAAAGTGGCGGCAATGACTATTTAAAAAAGCCTTTTAGTATAGAAGAGCTCACTATCAGGGTAAAAGCATTATTAAGCCAAAACCGACTTGTTTTTAAGCCGGAAAATGAAGAAAAGCAGCCAATAAAAATAGGCAACTATCAATTTTATTATCCAGAAGGCATTTTAACTACAGCGAATAGTCAGAGAACATTAACCACCCGCGAAGCTGAAATATTACAAATGCTTTTGCTCAATAAAAACAACATGCTGGAGCGTAATGTAATTTTGAATGCACTTTGGAGCAATAATGACTATTTCTCTGGCAGAAGTCTCGATGTGTTTATCACCAAACTAAGGAAATACCTGAAGGATGATCCATCTATTTTCATTATGAATATCAGGGGGCAGGGCTATAAATTGGTTTATTAA